A window of Cryptomeria japonica chromosome 3, Sugi_1.0, whole genome shotgun sequence contains these coding sequences:
- the LOC131066530 gene encoding cytochrome P450 71AU50 — protein sequence MIRSILHKATKNDNTPAVDLSSEVGFFANNTICRMSVGKKCTKADLGGKEFKEVLEDVLPLTGDFQYSDCIPLLRWLDSQSNRRRQAELTEIFFVFLGRFVVEHIERRKNYSALQCEDFVDLLLSLSRGESMEIKITREHIKKIAFDLISATTDTSGGTLEWAMSELLRNPWRGCPGTNLGMSLVQLGLAQLLHCFNWSLPQGITPENLDMSEVYGVTMPRAGHLLAIPTLRLLLELYEPKP from the exons ATGATACGCTCTATTCTACACAAAGCTACCAAAAATGATAACACCCCTGCTGTGGATTTATCCAGCGAAGTGGGTTTTTTCGCTAATAATACCATTTGCAGGATGTCAGTTGGGAAGAAATGCACTAAAGCTGATCTGGGTGGAAAAGAATTCAAGGAAGTTTTGGAGGATGTTCTTCCTCTTACTGGTGACTTTCAGTACAGCGATTGCATCCCTCTCTTGCGTTGGCTTGATTCGCAGAGCAATAGGCGAAGGCAAGCAGAGCTTACTgagattttttttgtgtttctgGGGCGATTTGTGGTTGAACacattgaaagaaggaagaattacAGTGCTTTGCAGtgtgaagattttgttgatctgctGCTTTCTTTGTCTAGAGGTGAATCCATGGAGATCAAAATTACAAGAGAACACATCAAGAAAATTGCTTTT GACTTAATATCTGCAACCACAGATACTTCAGGGGGTACACTGGAATGGGCAATGTCAGAATTGCTTAGAAATCCCTG GAGAGGATGCCCTGGAACTAATTTGGGTATGTCCCTTGTCCAGCTTGGCCTTGCACAACTATTACATTGCTTCAATTGGAGTCTTCCTCAAGGTATAACTCCAGAGAACCTGGATATGTCAGAAGTATATGGAGTTACCATGCCAAGGGCAGGTCATCTCCTTGCCATTCCAACTCTCCGCCTTCTTCTGGAACTCTACGAACCAAAACCCTAA